The following proteins are co-located in the Salvelinus namaycush isolate Seneca chromosome 31, SaNama_1.0, whole genome shotgun sequence genome:
- the LOC120026507 gene encoding serine/threonine-protein phosphatase with EF-hands 2-like isoform X1, protein MTSSPTGITYCKCLCVVICSLPTLLIPPAMRAALLIQRWYRQYVARLEMRRRCTWNIFQSIEYAGEQDQIKLYNFFGYLMDHFTPASSERNLISHIFRENNICHNVDWERYFCYKSIEVPELYSGPHLSFPITCSNAAELVEAFKNKQQLHSRYVLQLLGETWRLLRILPNISQISTCHNKEITICGDLHGHLEDLLLVFYKNGLPSSEKPYVFNGDFVDRGKDSLEILLILFSFLLVYPNDVHLNRGNHEDHIVNLRYGFTKEVLGKYRLHGKKILKLLQKIFSWLPLATVIDHKVLVLHGGISDTTDLHLISRVDRHKYVSALRPPKRKRQNRSGMTDSDLEDDDPTAKSVDSSRRRVHSLTHSSSTGTRHEVQRRSLQGLNNRVTCSVEEELKERRRQAGLSQSYGDLRNSLTNSDSDPDPDSGELLESYGDEWKQIVDMLWSDPMPQDGCVPNEVRGGGCYWGPDVTEEVLRRHNLTLLIRSHECKQEGYEFCHNRRVLTIFSASNYYEVGSNRGAYIRMGPDLVPHFIQYQANRATRALTLRQSVGRTERSALRALREKLFAHKSDLISSFQEYDPENTGLISLGHWAGAMEAVLRLGLPWRVLRSQLVGDTLDGMLDYHLWFRELAITEPNTELSNASLLETMYKHHSNLETIFRIIDTDNSGLISFEEFRQTWKLLSSHLQTEISDEAISDLAVSIDFNKDGSIDINEFMEAFRLVGGDLLQNEGDPH, encoded by the exons ATGACTTCAAGTCCCACAGGGATCACATACTGTAAGTGCCTATGTGTTGTAATATGCTCTCTCCCGACACTACTCATTCCCCCAGCAATGAGGGCAGCTCTCCTGATCCAACGTTGGTACCGTCAGTACGTGGCACGGCTGGAGATGAGACGCAGGTGCACCTGGAACATCTTCCAGTCCATCGAGTACGCAGGAGAGCAGGATCAGATCAAG CTCTACAACTTCTTTGGCTACCTCATGGATCACTTCACTCCAGCCAGCAGTGAGC GGAACCTGATCTCACACATCTTCCGTGAGAACAACATCTGCCATAATGTAGATTGGGAGAGGTACTTCTGCTACAAGAGCATTGAGGTACCAGAGCTGTACTCTGGTCCCCACCTCTCTTTCCCCATAACATGTTCCAATGCAGCTGAGCTGGTGGAGGCCTTCAAGAACAAACAA CAGCTCCATTCTCGCTATGTCCTTCAGCTCCTTGGGGAGACCTGGAGGCTGCTGAGGATCCTCCCCAACATCAGTCAGATCTCCACCTGCCACAACAAGGAGATCACCATCTGTG GAGACTTACATGGGCATCTTGAGGATCTTTTGTTGGTCTTCTACAAG AATGGTTTACCATCGTCTGAGAAGCCGTATGTCTTCAATGGAGACTTTGTGGATCGAGGAAAAGATTCCCTGGAGATCCTCCTCATCCTGTTTTCCTTTCTCCTGGTCTATCCTAATGATGTCCATCTGAACAGAGGCAACCACGAGGACCATATCGTTAACCTAAG ATATGGCTTCACCAAAGAGGTACTTGGAAAATACAGG CTTCATGGCAAGAAGATTCTAAAGCTTCTCCAGAAGATCTTTAGCTGGTTGCCCCTGGCGACAGTAATTGACCACAAGGTGTTGGTTCTGCACGGCGGTATCTCAGACACCACGGACCTTCACCTCATATCCAGGGTGGACAGACACAAA TATGTTTCAGCTCTCCGGCCTCCCAAGAGGAAGAGGCAAAACAGGTCAGGTATGACCGACTCCGATCTAGAAGACGATGACCCAACCGCCAAGTCTGTGGACAGCAGCAGGCGCCGGGTCCACTCCCTGACCCACAGCAGCAGCACAGGGACCAGGCATGAGGTCCAGCGTCGCTCCCTGCAGGGCCTGAACAACAGGGTGACCTGCTCTGTAGAAGAGGAGCTGAAGGAGAGACGCAGGCAGGCCGGACTTAGCCAGTCCTACGGAGACCTCCGTAACTCCCTGACTAACTCTGACTCTGACCCAGACCCAGACTCTGGAGAGCTGCTGGAGTCGTACGGGGACGAGTGGAAACAG ATTGTAGACATGCTATGGAGTGACCCCATGCCCCAGGATGGCTGTGTTCCCAATGAGGTGCGAGGTGGAGGATGTTACTGGGGTCCTGATGTGACAGAAGAGGTCCTGCGACGTCACAACCTCACGCTGCTCATACGCTCACATGAGTGCAAGCAAGAGGGCTACGAGTTCTGCCACAACCGCAGG gTCCTAACCATATTTTCTGCATCTAACTACTATGAGGTGGGAAGCAACAGAGGAGCGTACATCAGGATGGGTCCTGACCTGGTGCCTCACTTCATCCAGTACCAGGCCAACAGGGCTACTAGGGCGCTCACACTGAGACAAAG TGTTGGGCGGACTGAGCGTTCAGCTCTCAGGGCTTTGAGGGAAAAGCTGTTTGCACATAAGTCAGACCTTATCAGTTCCTTTCAAGAATACGACCCGGAAAATACAG GGCTGATCTCTCTGGGCCACTGGGCCGGTGCCATGGAGGCTGTGTTGAGGCTGGGTCTACCCTGGAGGGTGCTGCGGTCTCAGCTAGTGGGAGACACTCTGGATGGCATGCTGGACTATCATCTCTGGTTCAGAGAACTGGCCATCACCGAGCCCAACACAGAG CTCTCGAATGCCAGTCTGCTTGAGACCATGTATAAGCACCACTCCAACCTAGAGACCATCTTCAGGATCATAGACACAGACAACTCAG GTCTGATATCGTTTGAAGAGTTCCGTCAGACGTGGAAGCTGCTTAGCTCCCATCTGCAGACAGAGATCAGTGACGAGGCCATCAGTGACCTGGCCGTCTCCATCGACTTCAACAAAGACGGCAGCATAGACATCAACGAGTTCATGGAGGCCTTCCGGCTAGTGGGAGGAGACCTACTGCAGAATGAAGGTGACCCCCACTGA
- the LOC120026507 gene encoding serine/threonine-protein phosphatase with EF-hands 2-like isoform X3, with product MTSSPTGITYCKCLCVVICSLPTLLIPPAMRAALLIQRWYRQYVARLEMRRRCTWNIFQSIEYAGEQDQIKLYNFFGYLMDHFTPASSERNLISHIFRENNICHNVDWERYFCYKSIEVPELYSGPHLSFPITCSNAAELVEAFKNKQQLHSRYVLQLLGETWRLLRILPNISQISTCHNKEITICGDLHGHLEDLLLVFYKNGLPSSEKPYVFNGDFVDRGKDSLEILLILFSFLLVYPNDVHLNRGNHEDHIVNLRYGFTKEVLGKYRLHGKKILKLLQKIFSWLPLATVIDHKVLVLHGGISDTTDLHLISRVDRHKYVSALRPPKRKRQNRSGMTDSDLEDDDPTAKSVDSSRRRVHSLTHSSSTGTRHEVQRRSLQGLNNRVTCSVEEELKERRRQAGLSQSYGDLRNSLTNSDSDPDPDSGELLESYGDEWKQIVDMLWSDPMPQDGCVPNEVRGGGCYWGPDVTEEVLRRHNLTLLIRSHECKQEGYEFCHNRRVLTIFSASNYYEVGSNRGAYIRMGPDLVPHFIQYQANRATRALTLRQSVGRTERSALRALREKLFAHKSDLISSFQEYDPENTGLISLGHWAGAMEAVLRLGLPWRVLRSQLVGDTLDGMLDYHLWFRELAITEPNTELSNASLLETMYKHHSNLETIFRIIDTDNSGLISFEEFRQTWKLLSSHLQTEISDEAISDLAVSIDFNKDGSIDINEFMEAFRLVGGDLLQNEVP from the exons ATGACTTCAAGTCCCACAGGGATCACATACTGTAAGTGCCTATGTGTTGTAATATGCTCTCTCCCGACACTACTCATTCCCCCAGCAATGAGGGCAGCTCTCCTGATCCAACGTTGGTACCGTCAGTACGTGGCACGGCTGGAGATGAGACGCAGGTGCACCTGGAACATCTTCCAGTCCATCGAGTACGCAGGAGAGCAGGATCAGATCAAG CTCTACAACTTCTTTGGCTACCTCATGGATCACTTCACTCCAGCCAGCAGTGAGC GGAACCTGATCTCACACATCTTCCGTGAGAACAACATCTGCCATAATGTAGATTGGGAGAGGTACTTCTGCTACAAGAGCATTGAGGTACCAGAGCTGTACTCTGGTCCCCACCTCTCTTTCCCCATAACATGTTCCAATGCAGCTGAGCTGGTGGAGGCCTTCAAGAACAAACAA CAGCTCCATTCTCGCTATGTCCTTCAGCTCCTTGGGGAGACCTGGAGGCTGCTGAGGATCCTCCCCAACATCAGTCAGATCTCCACCTGCCACAACAAGGAGATCACCATCTGTG GAGACTTACATGGGCATCTTGAGGATCTTTTGTTGGTCTTCTACAAG AATGGTTTACCATCGTCTGAGAAGCCGTATGTCTTCAATGGAGACTTTGTGGATCGAGGAAAAGATTCCCTGGAGATCCTCCTCATCCTGTTTTCCTTTCTCCTGGTCTATCCTAATGATGTCCATCTGAACAGAGGCAACCACGAGGACCATATCGTTAACCTAAG ATATGGCTTCACCAAAGAGGTACTTGGAAAATACAGG CTTCATGGCAAGAAGATTCTAAAGCTTCTCCAGAAGATCTTTAGCTGGTTGCCCCTGGCGACAGTAATTGACCACAAGGTGTTGGTTCTGCACGGCGGTATCTCAGACACCACGGACCTTCACCTCATATCCAGGGTGGACAGACACAAA TATGTTTCAGCTCTCCGGCCTCCCAAGAGGAAGAGGCAAAACAGGTCAGGTATGACCGACTCCGATCTAGAAGACGATGACCCAACCGCCAAGTCTGTGGACAGCAGCAGGCGCCGGGTCCACTCCCTGACCCACAGCAGCAGCACAGGGACCAGGCATGAGGTCCAGCGTCGCTCCCTGCAGGGCCTGAACAACAGGGTGACCTGCTCTGTAGAAGAGGAGCTGAAGGAGAGACGCAGGCAGGCCGGACTTAGCCAGTCCTACGGAGACCTCCGTAACTCCCTGACTAACTCTGACTCTGACCCAGACCCAGACTCTGGAGAGCTGCTGGAGTCGTACGGGGACGAGTGGAAACAG ATTGTAGACATGCTATGGAGTGACCCCATGCCCCAGGATGGCTGTGTTCCCAATGAGGTGCGAGGTGGAGGATGTTACTGGGGTCCTGATGTGACAGAAGAGGTCCTGCGACGTCACAACCTCACGCTGCTCATACGCTCACATGAGTGCAAGCAAGAGGGCTACGAGTTCTGCCACAACCGCAGG gTCCTAACCATATTTTCTGCATCTAACTACTATGAGGTGGGAAGCAACAGAGGAGCGTACATCAGGATGGGTCCTGACCTGGTGCCTCACTTCATCCAGTACCAGGCCAACAGGGCTACTAGGGCGCTCACACTGAGACAAAG TGTTGGGCGGACTGAGCGTTCAGCTCTCAGGGCTTTGAGGGAAAAGCTGTTTGCACATAAGTCAGACCTTATCAGTTCCTTTCAAGAATACGACCCGGAAAATACAG GGCTGATCTCTCTGGGCCACTGGGCCGGTGCCATGGAGGCTGTGTTGAGGCTGGGTCTACCCTGGAGGGTGCTGCGGTCTCAGCTAGTGGGAGACACTCTGGATGGCATGCTGGACTATCATCTCTGGTTCAGAGAACTGGCCATCACCGAGCCCAACACAGAG CTCTCGAATGCCAGTCTGCTTGAGACCATGTATAAGCACCACTCCAACCTAGAGACCATCTTCAGGATCATAGACACAGACAACTCAG GTCTGATATCGTTTGAAGAGTTCCGTCAGACGTGGAAGCTGCTTAGCTCCCATCTGCAGACAGAGATCAGTGACGAGGCCATCAGTGACCTGGCCGTCTCCATCGACTTCAACAAAGACGGCAGCATAGACATCAACGAGTTCATGGAGGCCTTCCGGCTAGTGGGAGGAGACCTACTGCAGAATGAAG TACCATAG
- the LOC120026507 gene encoding serine/threonine-protein phosphatase with EF-hands 2-like isoform X4 has translation MTSSPTGITYCKCLCVVICSLPTLLIPPAMRAALLIQRWYRQYVARLEMRRRCTWNIFQSIEYAGEQDQIKLYNFFGYLMDHFTPASSERNLISHIFRENNICHNVDWERYFCYKSIEVPELYSGPHLSFPITCSNAAELVEAFKNKQQLHSRYVLQLLGETWRLLRILPNISQISTCHNKEITICGDLHGHLEDLLLVFYKNGLPSSEKPYVFNGDFVDRGKDSLEILLILFSFLLVYPNDVHLNRGNHEDHIVNLRYGFTKEVLGKYRYVSALRPPKRKRQNRSGMTDSDLEDDDPTAKSVDSSRRRVHSLTHSSSTGTRHEVQRRSLQGLNNRVTCSVEEELKERRRQAGLSQSYGDLRNSLTNSDSDPDPDSGELLESYGDEWKQIVDMLWSDPMPQDGCVPNEVRGGGCYWGPDVTEEVLRRHNLTLLIRSHECKQEGYEFCHNRRVLTIFSASNYYEVGSNRGAYIRMGPDLVPHFIQYQANRATRALTLRQSVGRTERSALRALREKLFAHKSDLISSFQEYDPENTGLISLGHWAGAMEAVLRLGLPWRVLRSQLVGDTLDGMLDYHLWFRELAITEPNTELSNASLLETMYKHHSNLETIFRIIDTDNSGLISFEEFRQTWKLLSSHLQTEISDEAISDLAVSIDFNKDGSIDINEFMEAFRLVGGDLLQNEGDPH, from the exons ATGACTTCAAGTCCCACAGGGATCACATACTGTAAGTGCCTATGTGTTGTAATATGCTCTCTCCCGACACTACTCATTCCCCCAGCAATGAGGGCAGCTCTCCTGATCCAACGTTGGTACCGTCAGTACGTGGCACGGCTGGAGATGAGACGCAGGTGCACCTGGAACATCTTCCAGTCCATCGAGTACGCAGGAGAGCAGGATCAGATCAAG CTCTACAACTTCTTTGGCTACCTCATGGATCACTTCACTCCAGCCAGCAGTGAGC GGAACCTGATCTCACACATCTTCCGTGAGAACAACATCTGCCATAATGTAGATTGGGAGAGGTACTTCTGCTACAAGAGCATTGAGGTACCAGAGCTGTACTCTGGTCCCCACCTCTCTTTCCCCATAACATGTTCCAATGCAGCTGAGCTGGTGGAGGCCTTCAAGAACAAACAA CAGCTCCATTCTCGCTATGTCCTTCAGCTCCTTGGGGAGACCTGGAGGCTGCTGAGGATCCTCCCCAACATCAGTCAGATCTCCACCTGCCACAACAAGGAGATCACCATCTGTG GAGACTTACATGGGCATCTTGAGGATCTTTTGTTGGTCTTCTACAAG AATGGTTTACCATCGTCTGAGAAGCCGTATGTCTTCAATGGAGACTTTGTGGATCGAGGAAAAGATTCCCTGGAGATCCTCCTCATCCTGTTTTCCTTTCTCCTGGTCTATCCTAATGATGTCCATCTGAACAGAGGCAACCACGAGGACCATATCGTTAACCTAAG ATATGGCTTCACCAAAGAGGTACTTGGAAAATACAGG TATGTTTCAGCTCTCCGGCCTCCCAAGAGGAAGAGGCAAAACAGGTCAGGTATGACCGACTCCGATCTAGAAGACGATGACCCAACCGCCAAGTCTGTGGACAGCAGCAGGCGCCGGGTCCACTCCCTGACCCACAGCAGCAGCACAGGGACCAGGCATGAGGTCCAGCGTCGCTCCCTGCAGGGCCTGAACAACAGGGTGACCTGCTCTGTAGAAGAGGAGCTGAAGGAGAGACGCAGGCAGGCCGGACTTAGCCAGTCCTACGGAGACCTCCGTAACTCCCTGACTAACTCTGACTCTGACCCAGACCCAGACTCTGGAGAGCTGCTGGAGTCGTACGGGGACGAGTGGAAACAG ATTGTAGACATGCTATGGAGTGACCCCATGCCCCAGGATGGCTGTGTTCCCAATGAGGTGCGAGGTGGAGGATGTTACTGGGGTCCTGATGTGACAGAAGAGGTCCTGCGACGTCACAACCTCACGCTGCTCATACGCTCACATGAGTGCAAGCAAGAGGGCTACGAGTTCTGCCACAACCGCAGG gTCCTAACCATATTTTCTGCATCTAACTACTATGAGGTGGGAAGCAACAGAGGAGCGTACATCAGGATGGGTCCTGACCTGGTGCCTCACTTCATCCAGTACCAGGCCAACAGGGCTACTAGGGCGCTCACACTGAGACAAAG TGTTGGGCGGACTGAGCGTTCAGCTCTCAGGGCTTTGAGGGAAAAGCTGTTTGCACATAAGTCAGACCTTATCAGTTCCTTTCAAGAATACGACCCGGAAAATACAG GGCTGATCTCTCTGGGCCACTGGGCCGGTGCCATGGAGGCTGTGTTGAGGCTGGGTCTACCCTGGAGGGTGCTGCGGTCTCAGCTAGTGGGAGACACTCTGGATGGCATGCTGGACTATCATCTCTGGTTCAGAGAACTGGCCATCACCGAGCCCAACACAGAG CTCTCGAATGCCAGTCTGCTTGAGACCATGTATAAGCACCACTCCAACCTAGAGACCATCTTCAGGATCATAGACACAGACAACTCAG GTCTGATATCGTTTGAAGAGTTCCGTCAGACGTGGAAGCTGCTTAGCTCCCATCTGCAGACAGAGATCAGTGACGAGGCCATCAGTGACCTGGCCGTCTCCATCGACTTCAACAAAGACGGCAGCATAGACATCAACGAGTTCATGGAGGCCTTCCGGCTAGTGGGAGGAGACCTACTGCAGAATGAAGGTGACCCCCACTGA
- the LOC120026507 gene encoding serine/threonine-protein phosphatase with EF-hands 2-like isoform X2 yields the protein MGCGFAKSDQLKKRDRETSLLVPAATAMRAALLIQRWYRQYVARLEMRRRCTWNIFQSIEYAGEQDQIKLYNFFGYLMDHFTPASSERNLISHIFRENNICHNVDWERYFCYKSIEVPELYSGPHLSFPITCSNAAELVEAFKNKQQLHSRYVLQLLGETWRLLRILPNISQISTCHNKEITICGDLHGHLEDLLLVFYKNGLPSSEKPYVFNGDFVDRGKDSLEILLILFSFLLVYPNDVHLNRGNHEDHIVNLRYGFTKEVLGKYRLHGKKILKLLQKIFSWLPLATVIDHKVLVLHGGISDTTDLHLISRVDRHKYVSALRPPKRKRQNRSGMTDSDLEDDDPTAKSVDSSRRRVHSLTHSSSTGTRHEVQRRSLQGLNNRVTCSVEEELKERRRQAGLSQSYGDLRNSLTNSDSDPDPDSGELLESYGDEWKQIVDMLWSDPMPQDGCVPNEVRGGGCYWGPDVTEEVLRRHNLTLLIRSHECKQEGYEFCHNRRVLTIFSASNYYEVGSNRGAYIRMGPDLVPHFIQYQANRATRALTLRQSVGRTERSALRALREKLFAHKSDLISSFQEYDPENTGLISLGHWAGAMEAVLRLGLPWRVLRSQLVGDTLDGMLDYHLWFRELAITEPNTELSNASLLETMYKHHSNLETIFRIIDTDNSGLISFEEFRQTWKLLSSHLQTEISDEAISDLAVSIDFNKDGSIDINEFMEAFRLVGGDLLQNEGDPH from the exons ATGGGATGTGGCTTTGCAAAATCAGACCAGCTGAAGAAACGCGACAGAGAAA CCAGCCTCTTAGTCCCAG CTGCCACAG CAATGAGGGCAGCTCTCCTGATCCAACGTTGGTACCGTCAGTACGTGGCACGGCTGGAGATGAGACGCAGGTGCACCTGGAACATCTTCCAGTCCATCGAGTACGCAGGAGAGCAGGATCAGATCAAG CTCTACAACTTCTTTGGCTACCTCATGGATCACTTCACTCCAGCCAGCAGTGAGC GGAACCTGATCTCACACATCTTCCGTGAGAACAACATCTGCCATAATGTAGATTGGGAGAGGTACTTCTGCTACAAGAGCATTGAGGTACCAGAGCTGTACTCTGGTCCCCACCTCTCTTTCCCCATAACATGTTCCAATGCAGCTGAGCTGGTGGAGGCCTTCAAGAACAAACAA CAGCTCCATTCTCGCTATGTCCTTCAGCTCCTTGGGGAGACCTGGAGGCTGCTGAGGATCCTCCCCAACATCAGTCAGATCTCCACCTGCCACAACAAGGAGATCACCATCTGTG GAGACTTACATGGGCATCTTGAGGATCTTTTGTTGGTCTTCTACAAG AATGGTTTACCATCGTCTGAGAAGCCGTATGTCTTCAATGGAGACTTTGTGGATCGAGGAAAAGATTCCCTGGAGATCCTCCTCATCCTGTTTTCCTTTCTCCTGGTCTATCCTAATGATGTCCATCTGAACAGAGGCAACCACGAGGACCATATCGTTAACCTAAG ATATGGCTTCACCAAAGAGGTACTTGGAAAATACAGG CTTCATGGCAAGAAGATTCTAAAGCTTCTCCAGAAGATCTTTAGCTGGTTGCCCCTGGCGACAGTAATTGACCACAAGGTGTTGGTTCTGCACGGCGGTATCTCAGACACCACGGACCTTCACCTCATATCCAGGGTGGACAGACACAAA TATGTTTCAGCTCTCCGGCCTCCCAAGAGGAAGAGGCAAAACAGGTCAGGTATGACCGACTCCGATCTAGAAGACGATGACCCAACCGCCAAGTCTGTGGACAGCAGCAGGCGCCGGGTCCACTCCCTGACCCACAGCAGCAGCACAGGGACCAGGCATGAGGTCCAGCGTCGCTCCCTGCAGGGCCTGAACAACAGGGTGACCTGCTCTGTAGAAGAGGAGCTGAAGGAGAGACGCAGGCAGGCCGGACTTAGCCAGTCCTACGGAGACCTCCGTAACTCCCTGACTAACTCTGACTCTGACCCAGACCCAGACTCTGGAGAGCTGCTGGAGTCGTACGGGGACGAGTGGAAACAG ATTGTAGACATGCTATGGAGTGACCCCATGCCCCAGGATGGCTGTGTTCCCAATGAGGTGCGAGGTGGAGGATGTTACTGGGGTCCTGATGTGACAGAAGAGGTCCTGCGACGTCACAACCTCACGCTGCTCATACGCTCACATGAGTGCAAGCAAGAGGGCTACGAGTTCTGCCACAACCGCAGG gTCCTAACCATATTTTCTGCATCTAACTACTATGAGGTGGGAAGCAACAGAGGAGCGTACATCAGGATGGGTCCTGACCTGGTGCCTCACTTCATCCAGTACCAGGCCAACAGGGCTACTAGGGCGCTCACACTGAGACAAAG TGTTGGGCGGACTGAGCGTTCAGCTCTCAGGGCTTTGAGGGAAAAGCTGTTTGCACATAAGTCAGACCTTATCAGTTCCTTTCAAGAATACGACCCGGAAAATACAG GGCTGATCTCTCTGGGCCACTGGGCCGGTGCCATGGAGGCTGTGTTGAGGCTGGGTCTACCCTGGAGGGTGCTGCGGTCTCAGCTAGTGGGAGACACTCTGGATGGCATGCTGGACTATCATCTCTGGTTCAGAGAACTGGCCATCACCGAGCCCAACACAGAG CTCTCGAATGCCAGTCTGCTTGAGACCATGTATAAGCACCACTCCAACCTAGAGACCATCTTCAGGATCATAGACACAGACAACTCAG GTCTGATATCGTTTGAAGAGTTCCGTCAGACGTGGAAGCTGCTTAGCTCCCATCTGCAGACAGAGATCAGTGACGAGGCCATCAGTGACCTGGCCGTCTCCATCGACTTCAACAAAGACGGCAGCATAGACATCAACGAGTTCATGGAGGCCTTCCGGCTAGTGGGAGGAGACCTACTGCAGAATGAAGGTGACCCCCACTGA